From one Neofelis nebulosa isolate mNeoNeb1 chromosome 4, mNeoNeb1.pri, whole genome shotgun sequence genomic stretch:
- the LOC131511069 gene encoding methyl-CpG-binding domain protein 3-like 1: MMVKTSQKQNDCGNQSKLKSRLSVSIPLRMSSYVFKTPVTRITAHAGNEVRCHHWEGTLDKPQQVCWQKRLQGLQACSSTGEPLSTLDLAKALQKLAPQCTGGYLPGVLAGGPNSSPMPILASSSDLAKMIPEAGLGIPQLMCKQFLVTEEDIKKQEKKVKTARERLATALAIDRLASEAEKVRGQEGHLEKHHEEKESPV, from the coding sequence atgATGGTCAAGACTTCACAGAAGCAAAATGATTGTGGAAACCAATCCAAACTGAAGTCTCGCTTAAGTGTCTCAATCCCTTTGAGGATGTCCAGTTATGTATTTAAGACGCCAGTTACCAGAATCACAGCCCATGCTGGCAACGAGGTCAGATGCCATCACTGGGAGGGAACCTTGGACAAGCCCCAACAGGTGTGCTGGCAAAAGAGACTGCAAGGTCTCCAGGCCTGCAGCAGCACAGGGGAACCATTAAGCACTTTGGACCTTGCCAAAGCCTTGCAAAAACTCGCACCTCAGTGCACAGGTGGCTATCTGCCAGGTGTTCTTGCAGGTGGCCCGAACTCGAGCCCCATGCCCATCCTTGCCAGCTCTTCGGATTTGGCCAAGATGATTCCAGAAGCTGGTCTGGGTATCCCGCAGCTCATGTGCAAACAATTTCTGGTGACTGAGGAGgatatcaagaaacaagaaaagaaagtgaagacgGCAAGAGAAAGGCTGGCTACAGCACTGGCTATAGACAGACTCGCTAGCGAGGCAGAAAAAGTGAGGGGCCAAGAAGGACATCTCGAAAAACACCATGAAGAAAAGGAGAGCCCTGTGTAG